CGTCTGGCTCGGCCCGCTCAGGATGAGCCAAAACATAGAGCGGGATGTTGTTCAGCCATCCCCGCACCCGTCCCAGAGGCCAAAACGTCGTCTTGTCAAAGATATTGCCGCCTTCGGACAAAGTCGGCCCGATCAAACCCTGGGTCCACTCGTTATACACTTCTGCAGCTGGGCGGCCGTCAATGGAGCGAATCAGGCGCCCCTCGGCTTCAGTGGCGGTACCGGACTGGGCCTGGGGCAGATACCCATTGTGGTAGGAATAGCCGATCTCCACCGAGGGAAAAAACACCGAGACGACCACGCCGTTGGACATCGTTCCGGCTTTGGTCCCCTGGGACCAGCGCCCCAGGACATCGTTGTCAGCAGTGCTCCCGCCCAGAATGGGAACATTGGTGCCCACTTCGGATTCGATACCGGCCAGGACCTGTTCCTCGCACCCCGGCGCGGTGCTGATCCAGATCAACGAGGGCAACTCCCCGGCTCGTCCGGCCTGATCCAGGGCCTGCCGGGTCGCCAGAGCTGCGGCCGCACTCGGACGATCCTCAAGAGGCACGCCGCCGGTGCCGAAAGCCCCCTGGGCATCGAAAACACTCCACAATCCAAGCACCCGTCCCGCACTGCTCGTCCACCCCCGGCGCAACAAGACACCGCGGCAGGTTGTGGCCAGGTGCACGGGCGTCTCCGGCCACGTTTGGGTCAATAGAGCCAGGACCTCTTCGACATCATAGTCTTCCGTCAACTCACAGAGAACGAAATCAGGATGGCGATCCCCTGCAGCCGCTATTCCGGCCATGGCTTCACGTGCCGCTCGCCCGGCAATTTTCTGCGTCGACCATCCCGTGGCAATCTGCATATGTGCTCCGTCCTTCTCGAGTTCGGTCTCTTCTCCTGACGGCAGGGGGAAACGGTATTGTATTCAGGCAGATGCCGCCGCCGTCAGGAAAAAAGGGCGTTGACGGCTCTGGAGGCTATCTTTTTCCGCCCCAGACCGCAATTCCCGTGCAGCGCGGTGTCGAGGACGGCTAAGCAGCGCAATCCGAGCTCACGCCATGGGAAAGCACCAAATACCGGCTTCAAGCGCACTGTCCGGGCTGCATAGCCGCGCCCAGCATTGACGGCGGGGGGACAAACCTCTAATGCACGTATGCACAGGATCTGAAGAATCTTGGACAATCTCTCCGCGGCAAAGCACGGCCACCGCCACCAGACCGTCACCCTGCTCTGATACACTGGGCCGAAAAGAACGCCACCGTTTTGCTCGCGGTCACCCTGAGGAGACCCCAATGTCGACAAATATCCCCTATGTGGCTACGGCCGATAACGCCCCGGCTCACGAGGTTCCTGCCGGTTCGAAAACCTCCATGCAGGTCCTGATCAGCGCGGAGCAGGCGCCCAACTTCGCCATGCGCCGGTTTCGCATCGAACCGGGCGGGTCCATGCCCCGGCACACCAACACAGTGGAGCACGAACAATTTGTCTTGCACGGAGCGGCTGAACTTGCCCTCGGCGATGAAACCCGGCGGGTCCAGGCGGGAGACGTCGTTCTCATTCCTGCCGGCCTACCCCACGCCTACACCTGCCTGGGCGACGAGGCCTTTGTCTTTCTCTGCCTGGTGCCCAATGCCCCGGACCATCTCGAAATCCTGGAGTGATTCGTATTCACGGCCAACGGGACCGAAAGGGAGATGCCGTCTGCCTAGGGCATGCCCTGAAAGAGGCCGCTCTTCCAGCCCAAGCAGTGTGGCAACACCGAACAACGCCCCCCGTTTGAGAACCCACCTTGGTCTCACAATCGAAAAAGCTTTCTGATCTCCCTATGACCGTTTCGTTGTCTGAACCTGTTCTCCAGGCTCGGGGGCTGAGCCGGAGCGTTGGTGAACGCCGGCTGTGGCATAATCTGGATTGTGATCTCTATCCTGGCGAGCGTCTCGGCGTGGTCGGTCCTTCGGGAACTGGCAAAAGCCTGCTCCTGCGCGCTCTGGCAGGACTGGACCGGCTTGACGCCGGCTCAATCCGCTTTCAGCACCGGGAACTCGCCGTCTGGCACGTCCCCGAATACCGCAGCCGCGTGGTCTATCTCCCCCAGCGTCCGGCCATTTACGAAACCACCCCTGAAGACGCTTTTGAACTCCCCTTTACCTTCAAGATCAACCGGGAAAAACGGTATTCGCGGCCCAACGCCCTGAAGTGGCTCCACGCCCTGGGCAGAGAAGCCGATTTCCTCCACCGCCCCGGCATTACCCTTTCTGGCGGAGAAGCCCAGATCGTGGGGCTGATCCGGGCGTTATTGCTTGAGCCGGACATCCTGCTTTTGGATGAACCCACGGCATCCTTGGACGGCGACACCGCCGCGGCCGTGGAAACAGCCGTGCGTCTCTGGCAGGAGGATGCCGCACACCGGGCGTGTTTATGGACCAGCCACGATTTGCACCAAATCCACCGCCTGACCCACCGGGTGCTCGACCTGCGAGAAGCCGTATGACCACGCTTATCGACATCGGCCCCTTCGAACTCGGCCTGGCTGCCCTGCTTATCCTCTTGAATATGGGGATCTCCATCTGGCTTCGCCTGGGGCTGGCCCGCAATCTCGCCCTGGCCGCGTTGCGCATGACCGTTCAGCTCCTGCTGGTGGGGTTTATTCTCGAGTCCATTTTCGCCTTGAACCACCCGGTGCCGGTGCTGGGCATGGGCCTGCTCATGGCCTCCCTGGCCGGGGTGTCGGCCGTGCGACGGACAAAGCGCCGATTCGCCGGCATTTATTTCAGCAGTCTCTTTTCAGTGCTCGCCGCCTCGTCCCTGGTCACCGGGGCTGCGGTCACCGGCATTCTCCGTGTTGAACCGTGGTTTACGGCCCAATACCTTATCCCGCTTTTGGGCATGGTCCTGGGGAACGCCCTGAATGGGATTTCCCTGGCCCTGGACCGTTTTATGGAAGGGGTCCTGACCCAGCGCGACCGGATCGAAACAAGCCTCACCCTGGGGGCCAGCCGCTGGGAAGCGGCCCATTTTCTGGTCCGAGACAGTTTGCGCACCGGGATGATTCCGGTAATCAACAGTATGATGGTCATGGGCCTGGTCAGTCTGCCGGGAATGATGACCGGACAGATCCTGGCCGGAGCTGCCCCGGCCGATGCGGTGCGCTATCAGATCGTCATCACCTTCATGATCGCTGCTTCCAGTGCCCTGGGCGCCTTTGGGGTGACGGTGCTTGCCTTTTTCCGCCTGTTTTCCGCGAGCCATCAACTTCGGGCCACCGAGCTCAAAGACGCCTGAAAAACACCGCCTTGACGCTGTACAGATCCTGGCCTACACGGAAACAATATTTATCCAAGAGTATCTGAGATCTCGGTAGCATTTCGAATTTTCAAAGTTTGGGATGCTGACGCCCCGTTTCTGTGCCGCGACCTCTGACCCTGGGTCCCGTTTGGCCCCCGAATCACCAAGAACTCCCTGTAAAGGAAGAACGCATGGCTGGGCATCTCCTGCTCATCGACGATTCCGCCATTTCGCGCAAAATGATCAAAGCCAATCTCCCGCCGGGAGACTACACCATCGCCGAGGCTGGAGGCGGCCGCGAGGGGCTGGAGCAGTATCAGGCCCATCGGGCGGACCTGGTCCTGCTGGACCTGACCATGCCGGACATGGACGGGTTCGAAACCCTGACCCGCCTCAAGGAGCTGGATCCTGAGGCCCGGGTGGTCATCCAGTCGGCCGATGTCCAGGAGTCGTCCAGAGAAAAAGCCTTCGCCCTTGGGGCCGAGGATTTTCTGATGAAACCGCCAAAAGCCGATGCGTTGCGTCAACTCATCGAGAGCTGCGTGTAGGGCGCTGTATGCATCTTGAAGAAGAACGCCGCGAAGCCATCGGAGAACTC
The sequence above is drawn from the Desulfohalobium retbaense DSM 5692 genome and encodes:
- a CDS encoding FIST signal transduction protein, which codes for MQIATGWSTQKIAGRAAREAMAGIAAAGDRHPDFVLCELTEDYDVEEVLALLTQTWPETPVHLATTCRGVLLRRGWTSSAGRVLGLWSVFDAQGAFGTGGVPLEDRPSAAAALATRQALDQAGRAGELPSLIWISTAPGCEEQVLAGIESEVGTNVPILGGSTADNDVLGRWSQGTKAGTMSNGVVVSVFFPSVEIGYSYHNGYLPQAQSGTATEAEGRLIRSIDGRPAAEVYNEWTQGLIGPTLSEGGNIFDKTTFWPLGRVRGWLNNIPLYVLAHPERAEPDGALRLFADVEQGETVVLMSGTRNGLIRRAGRVAESALDSLDVLPSQISGALVIFCAGSMVAIEEHIDEVAQSIHQVLGDVPYLGCFTFGEQGRLVGGGNHHGNLMISVVVFSDQEAVF
- a CDS encoding cupin domain-containing protein; this translates as MSTNIPYVATADNAPAHEVPAGSKTSMQVLISAEQAPNFAMRRFRIEPGGSMPRHTNTVEHEQFVLHGAAELALGDETRRVQAGDVVLIPAGLPHAYTCLGDEAFVFLCLVPNAPDHLEILE
- a CDS encoding ABC transporter ATP-binding protein; the encoded protein is MTVSLSEPVLQARGLSRSVGERRLWHNLDCDLYPGERLGVVGPSGTGKSLLLRALAGLDRLDAGSIRFQHRELAVWHVPEYRSRVVYLPQRPAIYETTPEDAFELPFTFKINREKRYSRPNALKWLHALGREADFLHRPGITLSGGEAQIVGLIRALLLEPDILLLDEPTASLDGDTAAAVETAVRLWQEDAAHRACLWTSHDLHQIHRLTHRVLDLREAV
- a CDS encoding ABC transporter permease, with product MTTLIDIGPFELGLAALLILLNMGISIWLRLGLARNLALAALRMTVQLLLVGFILESIFALNHPVPVLGMGLLMASLAGVSAVRRTKRRFAGIYFSSLFSVLAASSLVTGAAVTGILRVEPWFTAQYLIPLLGMVLGNALNGISLALDRFMEGVLTQRDRIETSLTLGASRWEAAHFLVRDSLRTGMIPVINSMMVMGLVSLPGMMTGQILAGAAPADAVRYQIVITFMIAASSALGAFGVTVLAFFRLFSASHQLRATELKDA
- a CDS encoding response regulator, giving the protein MAGHLLLIDDSAISRKMIKANLPPGDYTIAEAGGGREGLEQYQAHRADLVLLDLTMPDMDGFETLTRLKELDPEARVVIQSADVQESSREKAFALGAEDFLMKPPKADALRQLIESCV